A genome region from Manis pentadactyla isolate mManPen7 chromosome 5, mManPen7.hap1, whole genome shotgun sequence includes the following:
- the LOC130683960 gene encoding AF4/FMR2 family member 3-like, which yields MDSFDLALLQEWDLESLWGEDILNQRNDSLVVEFQSSASRCRSVYEPDRNVLRRKERERRNQETQQDDGTFNSSYSLFSEPYKTNKGDELSNRIQNTLGNYDEMKDFLTDRSNQSHLVGVPKPGVPQAPVNKIDEHFVADSRAQTQPSSVCSAASSTPAAVPVQQSKRGTMGWQKAGHPPSDGQQRATQQGSLRTLLGDGVGRQQPRAKQVCNVEVGLQTQDRPPAMAGKHSSSGHCVQNFPPSLASKPSLVQQKLTAYVRPMDGQDQAPDESPKLKSSTETSVHCTSYRGVPATKPESARAKANKLSKFSIPKQGEQKKEIEDIRFSTKSHTAAKGHRHY from the coding sequence ATGGACAGCTTCGACTTAGCCCTGCTCCAGGAATGGGACCTCGAGTCGCTGTGGGGTGAAGACATCTTAAACCAGAGGAATGATTCTCTAGTTGTGGAATTTCAGTCGTCAGCCAGCAGATGCAGGAGTGTCTATGAACCAGATAGAAATGTGTTACGGAGGAAAGAGCGAGAGAGAAGAAATCAGGAGACTCAACAGGATGATGGAACATTTAATTCGAGTTACTCCCTCTTCAGTGAACCCTACAAGACTAACAAGGGGGATGAACTCTCCAACCGGATCCAGAATACTTTAGGCAATTATGATGAAATGAAAGACTTTTTAACTGATAGATCTAATCAGAGTCATCTCGTTGGCGTTCCCAAACCTGGGGTTCCTCAGGCTCCCGTGAACAAGATTGATGAACATTTTGTTGCAGATTCAAGAGCCCAGACCCAGCCCTCATCTGTCTGTAGTGCTGCATCTTCCACACCAGCAGCTGTCCCCGTGCAGCAGAGTAAGAGGGGCACCATGGGCTGGCAGAAGGCTGGGCACCCGCCatctgatggccaacagagagCAACACAACAGGGCTCTCTCAGGACCTTGCTTGGAGATGGTGTGGGCAGACAGCAGCCACGGGCCAAACAAGTGTGCAATGTAGAGGTGGGTCTTCAGACTCAGGACAGGCCACCTGCTATGGCAGGCAAGCACAGCAGCAGCGGACACTGTGTTCAGAACTTCCCTCCTTCTCTGGCTTCAAAACCCAGCCTGGTCCAGCAGAAACTGACCGCGTATGTGCGGCCAATGGATGGCCAAGATCAGGCTCCTGATGAGTCTCCAAAGCTTAAGTCATCCACAGAAACCAGCGTGCACTGCACGTCCTACCGGGGAGTCCCAGCCACCAAGCCCGAGTCTGCCAGAGCCAAGGCCAACAAGCTTTCCAAGTTCAGCATCCCCAAACAAGGAGAGcagaagaaagaaattgaagacattaGATTTTCAACCAAGAGTCATACAGCTGCCAAGGGACACAGGCACTACTGA